A region of Vitis riparia cultivar Riparia Gloire de Montpellier isolate 1030 chromosome 12, EGFV_Vit.rip_1.0, whole genome shotgun sequence DNA encodes the following proteins:
- the LOC117926009 gene encoding exopolygalacturonase-like, with the protein MDILNCWNMTLQYVTINATGDSLNTDGIHMGRLTGVNISDAIIKTGDDSVSIGDGSQHINVEKVTGGPGHGISVGSLGKYHNEEPVVGVTVKNCTLINTMNGIRVKTWPDSPASVATDLHFEDIIMNNVGNPILIDQEYCPYDQCQAKLV; encoded by the coding sequence ATGGACATTTTGAACTGCTGGAACATGACTCTTCAATATGTCACCATCAATGCAACAGGGGATAGCCTAAACACTGATGGAATCCACATGGGGCGCTTAACCGGGGTTAATATTTCGGATGCAATCATCAAAACTGGAGATGACTCTGTCTCTATTGGAGATGGCAGCCAACACATTAATGTGGAAAAAGTAACCGGTGGACCTGGACATGGCATCAGTGTTGGGAGCCTTGGGAAGTACCACAACGAAGAACCTGTTGTTGGAGTTACTGTGAAGAACTGCACTCTCATCAACACAATGAATGGCATTAGGGTTAAAACATGGCCAGATTCTCCGGCTAGTGTTGCCACTGACTTGCATTTTGAGGATATTATCATGAACAACGTTGGCAATCCTATTCTTATCGATCAAGAATACTGCCCATATGATCAATGCCAAGCAAAGCTCGTTTGA